A stretch of Sphingomonas sp. JUb134 DNA encodes these proteins:
- a CDS encoding pyridoxamine 5'-phosphate oxidase family protein, whose protein sequence is MPTPQEIQTRFWKALKSDRTLMLGIDGVGDGHAQPMTGQTLDGAEHGPIWFFTTKDNTLVKEMREGTRATAHFASKNHEVFASIHGNLVVEQDRAMVDRLWNRFAAAWYEGGKDDPNLELIRLDAEHAKIWLDESSLFAGIKILLGVDPKADYADKVADVTLG, encoded by the coding sequence ATGCCGACGCCCCAGGAAATCCAGACCCGCTTCTGGAAGGCGCTGAAATCCGATCGCACGCTGATGCTCGGGATCGACGGAGTCGGCGACGGCCATGCCCAGCCGATGACGGGCCAGACGCTGGACGGCGCGGAGCACGGGCCGATCTGGTTCTTCACCACTAAGGACAACACGCTGGTCAAGGAGATGCGCGAGGGCACCCGCGCCACCGCCCATTTCGCCTCCAAGAACCACGAGGTGTTCGCGAGCATCCACGGCAACCTGGTCGTGGAGCAGGATCGCGCCATGGTCGACCGGCTGTGGAACCGGTTCGCGGCCGCCTGGTACGAAGGCGGCAAGGATGATCCCAATCTGGAGTTGATCCGGCTCGATGCCGAGCACGCGAAGATCTGGCTGGACGAGTCGAGCCTGTTCGCGGGCATCAAGATCCTGCTGGGGGTCGATCCCAAGGCCGATTACGCCGACAAGGTCGCCGACGTCACCCTCGGCTGA
- a CDS encoding BA14K family protein produces MQKLLAGALGAVLVMIAPAASAQARHDPAPHAQGQHQQSRTTVRTVTRTTTTTRGNSYGNWNNGWGARPGAPTAAYRGRQNDWYRHVRACQQRFRSYNSRTDSYTVRRGVTRRCTL; encoded by the coding sequence ATGCAGAAGTTGCTCGCAGGCGCGCTTGGCGCCGTCCTGGTCATGATCGCCCCCGCTGCCTCCGCACAGGCGCGACACGATCCCGCACCCCACGCCCAGGGCCAGCACCAGCAGAGCCGCACGACCGTTCGGACGGTCACCCGCACGACCACGACCACGCGCGGCAACAGCTATGGCAATTGGAACAACGGCTGGGGTGCGCGCCCCGGTGCGCCGACCGCCGCCTATCGCGGCCGCCAGAACGACTGGTACCGCCACGTCCGCGCCTGCCAGCAGCGCTTCCGCAGCTACAACAGCCGCACCGACAGCTACACGGTGCGCCGTGGCGTGACCCGCCGCTGCACGCTCTGA